In Chlamydia sp., the following are encoded in one genomic region:
- the aroF gene encoding 3-deoxy-7-phosphoheptulonate synthase → MDRCRVLLPYVFDQRRNPVIRLSETLLIGNGKPIIVAGPCTLESLEHTISLGLMVKEAGAHIFRGSVRKPRTSPYSFQGWSPDCVVWHSQAKAVHGLLTETEVLDVHDVEMTAEHVDFLRIGARNMQNFVLLNEVSQSHRPVILKRNPGATVKEWLAAAEYLLRNASCPGVILCERGIRSFETSTRYTLDLNSVAWVKKETNLPVIVDPSHAAGTRDLVQPLARAAIALGADGVMIEVHERPELALCDGAQHISPGDLAELSSWVQKAIPSKEENACA, encoded by the coding sequence ATGGACAGATGCCGGGTTTTGTTACCTTATGTGTTTGATCAACGAAGGAACCCTGTTATTCGCTTATCTGAAACTTTATTGATAGGTAATGGGAAGCCTATTATTGTTGCCGGGCCTTGTACTTTAGAAAGCTTAGAGCACACGATTTCTTTAGGGTTAATGGTTAAGGAGGCTGGGGCGCATATCTTCCGAGGCTCTGTTCGTAAGCCAAGAACTAGCCCATATTCTTTTCAAGGTTGGTCACCTGATTGTGTAGTTTGGCATAGTCAAGCAAAAGCTGTGCATGGATTATTAACAGAAACAGAGGTTTTAGATGTCCATGACGTTGAGATGACCGCAGAACATGTAGATTTTTTGCGAATAGGGGCTCGTAATATGCAAAATTTTGTGCTACTGAATGAAGTAAGCCAGAGTCATCGTCCAGTTATTTTAAAAAGAAATCCTGGCGCCACGGTTAAGGAGTGGCTTGCTGCAGCAGAGTATTTGTTACGTAATGCAAGCTGTCCAGGTGTGATTCTTTGTGAGAGAGGGATTCGTTCTTTTGAAACATCTACTCGTTATACACTAGACTTGAATTCTGTGGCATGGGTCAAAAAGGAGACTAACTTGCCTGTTATTGTTGATCCTTCTCATGCAGCAGGCACTCGTGATTTGGTGCAGCCTCTAGCTCGTGCGGCAATAGCACTTGGAGCAGACGGCGTAATGATTGAAGTGCATGAGAGACCGGAGCTTGCTTTGTGTGATGGAGCGCAACATATTTCTCCTGGAGATTTGGCAGAATTATCATCTTGGGTACAAAAAGCAATTCCTTCAAAGGAGGAAAATGCTTGTGCATAG
- a CDS encoding amino acid permease, whose protein sequence is MFLKKQSSTKKAAPLNVLRTLSLTGIVISSMIGGGIFSLPQNMAASASAGAVILAWILSGMGIFFIANTFKTLSLVRPDLKAGIYTYSREGFGPYIGFTIAWGYWLCQIFGNVGYAVITMDALNYFFPPYFAGGNTLLSILLGSILIWLFNYIVLKGIRQATFVNIIGEAFTLTSLLIFILITALFFKISIFKTNFWGESPQHFLGPIGSQLKSTMLVTLWAFIGIEGAVVVSGRAANPSSVGKATILGFSGCLLIYVLLSLLPFGSLYQYQLAKIADPSTAGVLNFLVGEWGEVLMNVGLLVAVLTSWLSWTILAAEIPYAAAKNGTFPACFAIENDKRSPSFSLFITSGLMQITMLLVYFSSNAWQTMLEITGVMVLPAYLTSALFLVKLSLGKKYPTGAPIKARVAIFTGLLGSLYSLWLIYAGGLQHLFMVAVLLALGIPFYVDSSLKHGQEKIFLNRKEIMKMTVMALIALLAIILFSAGKIHL, encoded by the coding sequence ATGTTTTTAAAAAAACAATCCTCTACGAAAAAAGCGGCTCCCTTAAACGTTTTAAGAACCTTGTCTCTCACTGGAATCGTGATCAGCTCTATGATCGGAGGAGGTATTTTCAGCCTTCCTCAAAACATGGCAGCCTCCGCAAGTGCAGGAGCTGTTATCCTGGCTTGGATTCTCTCTGGCATGGGGATATTTTTTATTGCGAACACTTTCAAAACACTCTCGCTTGTTCGCCCTGATTTAAAAGCAGGGATCTATACTTATAGCAGAGAAGGATTTGGTCCTTATATTGGATTTACAATAGCTTGGGGATATTGGCTTTGCCAAATCTTTGGAAATGTCGGGTATGCCGTGATTACCATGGATGCTCTTAACTATTTCTTTCCTCCCTACTTTGCAGGAGGGAATACACTCTTGTCTATTTTATTAGGATCTATACTCATTTGGTTATTCAATTACATTGTTCTAAAAGGAATCCGTCAAGCGACTTTCGTTAATATCATTGGTGAAGCTTTCACATTAACTTCTTTGCTTATTTTCATTCTTATTACTGCACTGTTCTTTAAAATCTCGATATTCAAAACAAACTTTTGGGGAGAATCTCCACAACACTTTTTAGGGCCTATTGGCTCCCAACTCAAAAGTACGATGTTAGTTACTCTTTGGGCTTTCATTGGTATCGAGGGAGCTGTAGTCGTATCAGGTAGAGCTGCCAATCCTTCTTCTGTAGGGAAAGCAACCATTTTAGGCTTTTCAGGATGCTTACTTATTTATGTCCTTCTTTCTTTACTTCCTTTTGGTTCCTTATACCAATATCAACTTGCTAAAATTGCGGATCCTTCCACTGCTGGCGTCTTGAATTTTCTAGTTGGGGAATGGGGAGAAGTTCTTATGAATGTAGGGCTTCTGGTTGCTGTCCTAACAAGTTGGTTATCTTGGACTATCCTTGCAGCAGAAATCCCTTACGCAGCGGCAAAAAATGGAACCTTCCCAGCGTGCTTTGCCATCGAAAATGATAAGCGATCGCCTTCATTCTCTCTATTTATCACAAGTGGATTGATGCAAATTACCATGCTACTGGTGTATTTCTCCTCTAATGCTTGGCAAACAATGTTAGAGATAACAGGAGTTATGGTTCTTCCCGCTTATTTGACTAGTGCTCTTTTCCTTGTTAAACTCAGTCTCGGTAAAAAGTATCCCACAGGAGCTCCTATTAAAGCTCGTGTTGCGATATTCACAGGCCTACTGGGAAGTTTATACTCTTTATGGCTGATCTATGCTGGAGGGCTGCAACATTTATTTATGGTTGCTGTTCTTCTTGCCTTAGGGATTCCTTTCTACGTAGACTCGAGTCTAAAACACGGACAAGAAAAGATTTTCTTGAATCGTAAAGAAATCATGAAAATGACCGTAATGGCTCTTATCGCTTTACTGGCAATAATTCTATTTTCTGCAGGTAAAATTCACTTATAA
- a CDS encoding glucose-6-phosphate isomerase: MVVKSFLDCEAFVALQEVALQPIDLTFPGVLSQKRIQKYALSAEGFTFSYATERVDERCLNALEGLAEERELIQQMEHMQQGMIVNYIQGFQSESRPVLHTATRAWVRENDLQKEALAISRHSEEEAYRLAEFLYKARSKFSTLVQIGIGGSELGPKAMYFAMQGICPSDKRIFFVSNVDPDNAAEVLQEIDLETTLVVVVSKSGTTLEPAVNEELFRQAYQNKRLSVAEHFVSVTSVGSPMDDKSRYLEVFHLWDSIGGRFSSTSMVGGVVLGFAFGYEVFTEFLQGAASMDEHALTPKMEKNLPLLSAMLGIWNRNLLGYPTTAVIPYATGLRYFTAHLQQCGMESNGKSLSIQGKEVGCKTTPVIWGGVGTDCQHSFFQSLHQGTDIIPVEFIGFLHNQRGVDCVLSGSSSSQKLFANLVAQSLALAQGQDNANPNKKFRGNRPSSLLVAQQLTPRIAGGLLAFYEHKFVFQGFCWGINSFDQEGVSLGKELATKIIGMISGTGSIEFPEAQNMLRLFNVLE; this comes from the coding sequence ATTGTGGTGAAAAGTTTTTTGGATTGCGAGGCATTTGTTGCTTTGCAGGAGGTTGCTTTGCAACCCATTGATTTAACTTTTCCGGGAGTCTTATCCCAGAAACGGATTCAGAAGTATGCCTTGTCTGCAGAAGGATTTACCTTTAGTTATGCTACAGAGCGTGTTGATGAAAGGTGTCTTAATGCTTTAGAAGGACTCGCCGAAGAGCGAGAGTTAATCCAGCAGATGGAGCATATGCAACAGGGCATGATTGTGAATTATATACAAGGATTTCAGAGCGAGTCTCGTCCTGTGTTACATACGGCAACACGAGCATGGGTTAGAGAGAATGATCTCCAGAAAGAAGCCTTGGCTATATCTCGTCACTCTGAGGAGGAGGCTTATCGTCTTGCAGAGTTTTTGTACAAAGCCCGATCTAAATTCTCTACACTTGTGCAGATAGGTATTGGTGGATCAGAGTTGGGCCCTAAAGCTATGTATTTTGCTATGCAAGGAATCTGTCCATCCGATAAGCGGATCTTTTTTGTTTCCAACGTGGATCCGGATAATGCTGCAGAAGTATTGCAAGAGATAGATCTTGAAACAACTTTAGTTGTTGTCGTATCTAAGTCTGGGACAACTTTAGAGCCTGCTGTGAATGAAGAGTTATTCAGACAAGCGTATCAAAACAAGAGGTTGTCTGTTGCAGAGCATTTTGTATCTGTCACTTCTGTAGGAAGCCCTATGGATGACAAGAGTCGTTATCTAGAGGTATTTCATCTTTGGGATAGTATTGGAGGCAGATTCTCTTCTACTTCTATGGTAGGAGGGGTAGTATTAGGATTTGCTTTCGGCTATGAGGTGTTTACTGAGTTTTTGCAAGGTGCAGCTTCTATGGATGAGCATGCATTGACTCCGAAAATGGAAAAAAACCTGCCTCTTTTATCTGCTATGCTTGGAATTTGGAATCGCAATCTGTTGGGATATCCTACAACTGCTGTTATCCCTTATGCGACAGGATTAAGATATTTTACTGCACATCTTCAACAGTGTGGAATGGAATCCAATGGAAAAAGCCTTTCTATACAAGGGAAGGAAGTAGGATGTAAGACTACACCTGTTATTTGGGGAGGAGTGGGAACAGACTGCCAGCATTCTTTTTTCCAAAGTCTTCACCAGGGGACAGATATTATTCCCGTGGAGTTTATTGGGTTTTTACATAATCAGCGTGGAGTGGATTGTGTACTATCGGGGAGTTCTTCTTCTCAGAAATTATTCGCCAATCTTGTTGCGCAGTCTTTGGCATTAGCTCAAGGACAAGATAATGCAAATCCTAATAAGAAATTTAGGGGGAATAGACCTTCCTCGTTACTGGTGGCTCAGCAGCTGACTCCTCGTATTGCCGGAGGATTACTTGCGTTTTACGAGCATAAGTTTGTCTTTCAAGGTTTTTGTTGGGGGATAAACTCGTTTGATCAGGAAGGAGTTTCTTTAGGGAAGGAATTGGCGACTAAAATTATAGGTATGATATCCGGAACTGGGTCGATAGAGTTTCCTGAAGCTCAGAATATGTTAAGACTTTTTAACGTTTTAGAATAA
- a CDS encoding FAD-dependent oxidoreductase, producing the protein MHIAVLGAGYAGLSVTWHLLLYTQGRVSVDLFDPTPIGSGASGLSSGLLHGFTGKKAIKRPLADLGITITHALITKASLSIGEPIVTSNGILRPAASQEQAAIFMQRAQEFPNETEWWDKARCEITIPGIVIPEGLGALYVKHGVTINNDKYINGLWNACASLGTQYYDELIDDLSAIAEFYDHIIVTPGANADLLPELKHLPLSKVKGQLVEIAWPADIPMPPFSINGPKYMVADTERNTCILGATFEHNQPDATPDAEVAYQEIMPPILALFHGLKDAKVLNYYAGMRSSSPTHLPIISRVQEKLWYLGGLGSKGLLYHGLLGDMLAQALLRDSTAYIAKEFLYTPEATI; encoded by the coding sequence ATGCACATAGCGGTTTTGGGAGCAGGATATGCAGGGTTATCCGTGACCTGGCATCTTCTTCTTTATACACAGGGAAGAGTTAGCGTAGATCTCTTTGACCCAACACCCATTGGAAGTGGAGCTTCTGGACTGTCTTCTGGTCTTCTCCATGGTTTTACAGGGAAAAAAGCGATTAAACGACCACTAGCGGATCTCGGAATCACTATAACTCATGCTCTGATTACCAAAGCCAGCCTTTCGATAGGAGAACCCATTGTTACATCTAATGGTATCCTCCGTCCAGCAGCTTCACAAGAACAAGCAGCAATTTTCATGCAAAGAGCACAAGAATTTCCTAATGAGACGGAATGGTGGGATAAGGCTCGCTGCGAAATCACGATTCCTGGGATCGTAATTCCAGAAGGGCTTGGGGCTCTCTATGTCAAACATGGCGTAACAATTAACAATGATAAGTACATCAATGGGTTATGGAATGCCTGTGCTAGCCTAGGGACACAATACTATGATGAACTTATCGATGATCTTTCTGCCATTGCTGAGTTTTATGATCACATTATCGTTACTCCCGGAGCTAATGCAGATCTTCTCCCTGAACTGAAACACCTTCCTCTATCGAAAGTTAAGGGCCAACTTGTAGAAATTGCTTGGCCAGCGGACATTCCCATGCCGCCGTTTAGCATTAACGGGCCTAAGTACATGGTGGCTGATACAGAGAGAAATACATGCATACTGGGAGCAACTTTTGAGCACAACCAACCAGATGCTACTCCAGATGCTGAAGTAGCTTATCAAGAAATTATGCCTCCTATTCTGGCTCTTTTCCATGGACTCAAAGATGCTAAAGTTCTCAACTACTACGCAGGTATGCGGTCATCGAGCCCCACCCATTTGCCTATAATCAGCCGGGTCCAAGAAAAACTCTGGTATCTTGGAGGATTAGGATCTAAGGGTCTTCTATACCATGGACTTTTAGGAGACATGCTCGCGCAAGCCCTGCTGCGGGATTCCACAGCATACATAGCCAAAGAGTTTCTTTATACCCCAGAAGCTACCATCTAG
- a CDS encoding transporter substrate-binding domain-containing protein, translating to MCAKRGRFWRAFLAVICSFCLTNCSKEGETSLSEKFIVGTNATYPPFEFVDNKGEIVGFDIDLAKEISKKLGKQLDVREFAFDALILNLKQHRIDAIMTGMSITPSRSKEILMIPYYGEEIKHLVLVFQGENEQPLPLTQYSSVAVQTGTYQEDYLRSLPGVHVRSFDSTLEVLMEVMHNKSPVAILEPSIAQVVLKDFPTLSTATIDLPEDQWVLGYGIGVASDRPVLAFEIEGALQEIKKEGILAELEQKWGLNS from the coding sequence ATGTGTGCAAAAAGAGGAAGATTTTGGAGAGCTTTTTTAGCTGTTATTTGTAGTTTCTGTCTGACAAATTGTTCAAAAGAAGGGGAGACTTCTCTCAGTGAGAAGTTCATTGTGGGCACTAATGCAACTTATCCTCCTTTTGAATTTGTTGACAATAAGGGAGAAATAGTTGGTTTTGATATTGATTTGGCTAAGGAGATTAGTAAAAAATTAGGGAAACAATTGGATGTTCGAGAGTTCGCTTTTGATGCGCTTATTTTAAATCTAAAGCAACATCGGATTGATGCAATTATGACAGGAATGTCCATTACTCCATCTCGTTCGAAGGAAATTCTTATGATTCCTTATTACGGCGAAGAAATAAAACATTTAGTTTTAGTATTTCAAGGAGAAAACGAGCAGCCTTTACCGTTGACTCAGTACAGTTCTGTTGCTGTTCAAACTGGAACGTATCAGGAAGACTACTTACGGTCTCTTCCAGGAGTACATGTGCGATCTTTCGATAGTACTTTAGAAGTGCTTATGGAAGTGATGCATAATAAGTCTCCTGTAGCGATTCTAGAGCCATCTATTGCACAGGTTGTTCTAAAAGATTTTCCAACTCTTTCTACTGCAACTATAGATCTTCCTGAGGATCAATGGGTTTTAGGATATGGAATTGGAGTTGCGTCTGATCGTCCTGTTTTAGCTTTTGAAATAGAAGGGGCTTTGCAAGAGATAAAGAAAGAGGGAATTTTGGCTGAGTTAGAACAGAAATGGGGCTTAAACAGTTAA
- a CDS encoding MBL fold metallo-hydrolase, with product MEASSSGKIVFLGTGDPEGTPVPFCSCEVCSQRKIYRLRSSVLVQSQGKNFIIDTGPDLRSQLLRYEIHRLDGVFLTHPHYDHIGGLDDLRSWYITHLEQVPIVLSSFTYDYLCKTREHLIQKENPEHSLTASLRYIILNEKCGKQELLGLPFTYVSYFQKNCQVTGYRFGNLAYLTDMSCYDEQILDYLQGVDTVVVSASLGVLPKAFGNRSPSHLTLEQIDLLVEKIGASRLVITHVSHYLHKVLEEDLTRECAYDGMELLWT from the coding sequence ATGGAGGCGTCTTCTTCTGGGAAGATTGTTTTTTTAGGCACAGGAGACCCTGAGGGGACTCCTGTGCCATTTTGTTCTTGCGAGGTGTGTTCACAAAGAAAGATTTATCGTTTACGTTCTTCCGTATTAGTTCAAAGTCAAGGCAAGAATTTTATCATTGACACAGGGCCAGATCTTCGATCTCAATTATTGAGATACGAGATTCATCGCCTGGATGGGGTATTTCTTACGCATCCGCATTATGATCATATTGGTGGACTTGATGATCTCCGCTCTTGGTATATTACGCATTTAGAACAAGTTCCTATTGTACTTTCTTCATTCACCTATGATTATTTGTGCAAAACCCGTGAGCATCTGATTCAAAAAGAAAATCCTGAACATAGTTTAACGGCTTCTTTGCGTTATATCATTTTAAATGAAAAATGTGGGAAACAGGAGTTGTTAGGTCTCCCGTTTACCTATGTTTCCTATTTTCAAAAAAATTGCCAAGTGACTGGGTATCGTTTTGGAAATTTAGCATATCTGACAGATATGTCTTGTTATGATGAACAGATTTTAGATTATTTACAGGGAGTAGATACTGTTGTTGTTTCCGCTTCATTGGGCGTTCTTCCAAAAGCGTTTGGGAATCGATCTCCTTCTCATTTAACTCTAGAACAAATAGATCTCTTGGTGGAGAAGATAGGAGCTTCGCGTTTAGTGATCACACATGTTAGTCATTATCTACATAAAGTTCTGGAGGAAGATCTCACGAGAGAGTGTGCTTATGATGGGATGGAGCTTTTATGGACATAA
- the hflX gene encoding GTPase HflX, whose amino-acid sequence MSKDNSIEQQERQNTIGWRFSLPRAEQDPAQVLAVCCYANRAEQERVSEYVEELISLAKSCDLSILETCTWLLRSPSSSFYLNEGKLEEIEQILERFPTIGTLLVDEEISPSQQRNLEKRLNVVVLDRTELILEIFASRAFTAEAGLQVELAQARYLLPRLKRMWGHLSRQKSGGSGGGFVKGEGEKQIELDRRIVRERIHKLSKELKAVERQRKERRKAKEKNQIPAFALIGYTNSGKSTLLNLLTSAETYAEDKLFATLDPKTRRCVLPCGQRVLLTDTVGFIRKLPHTLVAAFKSTLEAALHEDILLHVVDASHPLALEHVETTRSILQELGIEQPRVITVLNKIDRISDWGVASRLRLISPTPVCVSAKTGEGIRDLLQAMADMVQEDYPQVLLHLPYKEYGLFTELCDAGLVISHYYENDVLVVKAFLPNFLRKKYAEHIVGMD is encoded by the coding sequence ATGAGTAAAGATAATTCGATAGAACAACAAGAGCGACAAAACACAATAGGTTGGAGATTTTCTCTTCCAAGGGCAGAACAAGATCCTGCGCAAGTTTTGGCTGTTTGCTGTTATGCAAATCGTGCAGAACAGGAGCGAGTTTCTGAATATGTTGAGGAATTAATTTCTCTCGCGAAGTCTTGCGATCTTAGTATATTGGAGACTTGTACATGGTTGTTGCGCTCTCCTTCTTCTTCTTTTTATCTGAATGAAGGGAAATTAGAGGAAATTGAGCAAATTTTAGAACGGTTTCCCACGATAGGAACCTTGTTGGTAGATGAAGAGATTTCTCCTTCTCAACAAAGAAATTTAGAGAAGCGATTGAATGTCGTTGTATTAGATCGTACAGAATTAATTTTAGAGATTTTTGCTAGTCGTGCGTTTACTGCTGAAGCAGGATTACAAGTAGAGCTTGCGCAAGCACGATATTTATTACCAAGATTAAAACGCATGTGGGGGCACCTTTCCAGGCAGAAATCCGGAGGGAGTGGGGGAGGTTTCGTAAAAGGAGAGGGAGAAAAACAGATTGAATTAGATCGAAGAATAGTTCGAGAGAGGATTCATAAGCTTTCTAAAGAATTAAAAGCTGTTGAACGACAAAGAAAAGAACGTCGTAAAGCTAAGGAAAAGAATCAGATACCAGCTTTTGCTTTGATTGGTTATACAAACTCAGGAAAAAGCACTCTCTTAAATCTACTGACTTCGGCAGAGACTTATGCCGAGGATAAGCTTTTTGCAACATTGGATCCTAAAACCCGGCGTTGTGTTTTGCCCTGTGGTCAGCGAGTATTACTTACGGATACAGTAGGATTTATACGGAAACTTCCACATACTTTAGTTGCTGCATTTAAAAGTACTTTAGAAGCCGCATTACATGAGGATATTTTACTACATGTAGTCGATGCTTCACATCCTCTCGCTTTAGAACATGTTGAAACAACACGATCTATTTTACAAGAATTAGGAATAGAGCAGCCTCGAGTCATTACTGTATTGAATAAAATAGATAGAATCTCAGATTGGGGAGTGGCATCTAGGTTACGTCTTATTTCACCAACTCCTGTATGCGTTTCTGCTAAAACTGGAGAGGGAATCCGCGATTTGCTGCAAGCTATGGCTGATATGGTGCAAGAGGATTATCCTCAAGTACTTTTACATCTTCCTTATAAAGAATATGGACTATTTACAGAATTGTGTGATGCAGGATTGGTGATTTCTCATTACTATGAAAATGATGTACTCGTAGTTAAAGCATTTTTACCTAATTTTTTACGGAAAAAGTACGCAGAGCATATCGTGGGGATGGATTAA
- a CDS encoding pyruvoyl-dependent arginine decarboxylase gives MPYGTRYPTLAFHTGGVGESNDGMPPQPFETFCYDSALLEAKIENFNIVPYTSVLPKELFGNILPVDQCTKFFKHGSVLEVIMAGKGAAVASGTQAIATGIGICWGKDKNGELIGGWAAEYVEFFPTWIDDDIAESHAQMWLKKSLQHELDLRSVSKHSEFQYFHNYINITQKFGFCLTALGFLNFENAAPAVIQ, from the coding sequence ATGCCTTACGGAACTCGTTACCCTACATTAGCTTTTCATACAGGAGGCGTTGGTGAATCTAATGACGGCATGCCTCCTCAACCTTTTGAAACCTTTTGTTATGATTCTGCTTTACTAGAAGCAAAAATAGAGAATTTCAATATCGTTCCCTACACCTCCGTTTTGCCTAAGGAGTTATTTGGAAATATCCTACCTGTCGATCAATGCACAAAATTTTTCAAACATGGATCTGTATTGGAAGTTATTATGGCGGGGAAGGGAGCAGCTGTTGCTAGTGGAACCCAAGCGATAGCAACGGGTATAGGTATTTGTTGGGGCAAAGACAAAAATGGAGAACTTATAGGAGGCTGGGCAGCTGAATACGTTGAGTTTTTCCCAACCTGGATTGATGATGACATTGCTGAATCCCATGCCCAAATGTGGTTAAAAAAATCTCTTCAACATGAATTAGATCTTCGCTCAGTAAGCAAACATAGTGAATTTCAGTATTTCCATAACTATATCAATATCACACAGAAATTCGGGTTTTGCCTAACTGCTCTTGGGTTTCTAAATTTTGAAAATGCAGCTCCTGCTGTTATTCAATAA
- the ltuA gene encoding protein LtuA (LtuA (late transcription unit A protein) is found exclusively in the genus Chlamydia.) encodes MFFIRARFIGFLDVHGYLAAKKGQQVMRSGSSMWVGTRGPIFYKVL; translated from the coding sequence ATGTTTTTTATTCGTGCACGATTCATTGGCTTCCTAGATGTTCATGGTTATCTAGCAGCTAAAAAAGGACAACAAGTCATGCGGTCTGGATCGAGTATGTGGGTAGGAACCCGAGGGCCCATTTTTTATAAAGTGCTTTGA
- a CDS encoding malate dehydrogenase, whose translation MFSRVVSVAVTGGTGQIAYSFLFALAHGDVFGSDTGIDLRIYDVPGTERTLSGVRMELDDGAFPLLQRVQVTTSLHDAFDGIDTAFLIGALPRGPGMERRDLLKKNGEIFATQGKALNTVAKRDAKIFVVGNPVNTNCWIAMHHAPRLARKNFHAMLRLDQNRMHSMLAHRSEVPLAAVSRVVVWGNHSAKQVPDFTQALIYGRPISETITDRDWLENIMIPSVQNRGSAVIEARGKSSAASAARALTEAARSIYQPKEEEWFSSGVCSDHNPYGLPEDVIFGFPCRMLATGEYEIIPGLPWDTFIRGKIQISLDEILQEKASISL comes from the coding sequence ATGTTTTCTCGAGTGGTGAGCGTTGCAGTAACGGGGGGAACAGGGCAAATAGCTTACAGCTTTCTATTTGCTTTGGCTCATGGAGATGTTTTTGGTTCTGACACTGGGATAGATTTGCGTATATACGATGTTCCTGGTACTGAAAGGACTTTATCAGGGGTGCGTATGGAATTAGACGATGGTGCGTTTCCTCTGTTACAGCGTGTGCAAGTAACTACATCATTGCATGATGCTTTTGATGGTATTGATACAGCTTTTCTTATTGGAGCTCTTCCTAGAGGCCCAGGAATGGAAAGAAGAGATCTTCTAAAGAAAAATGGAGAGATTTTCGCTACTCAAGGAAAGGCGTTGAATACAGTTGCTAAGCGGGATGCAAAGATTTTTGTGGTTGGCAATCCTGTTAATACTAACTGTTGGATAGCAATGCACCACGCGCCTAGATTGGCGAGAAAAAATTTTCATGCGATGTTGCGCTTGGATCAGAATCGTATGCATAGTATGTTAGCGCATAGATCTGAAGTCCCTTTAGCTGCAGTATCTCGGGTTGTTGTTTGGGGGAATCATTCTGCAAAACAAGTACCGGATTTTACCCAAGCATTAATTTATGGACGTCCTATTTCAGAAACGATCACGGATCGTGATTGGCTAGAAAATATCATGATACCCTCTGTGCAAAATCGGGGAAGTGCTGTAATAGAAGCTAGAGGGAAGTCTTCTGCAGCTTCCGCAGCAAGGGCTTTAACAGAGGCTGCACGGTCTATATATCAGCCTAAAGAGGAAGAATGGTTTTCTTCTGGAGTGTGCTCGGATCATAATCCTTATGGATTACCTGAAGATGTGATTTTTGGGTTCCCCTGTCGCATGTTAGCAACTGGGGAGTATGAAATTATCCCAGGACTTCCCTGGGATACATTCATTCGTGGGAAGATACAAATTTCACTTGATGAGATCCTTCAGGAAAAAGCAAGTATTTCTTTATAA